Proteins from a genomic interval of Actinoalloteichus hymeniacidonis:
- a CDS encoding peptidylprolyl isomerase, producing MADSNETLVGSKLVAILETSMGDIKINLLPDHAPKTVANFVGLAEGTKDYSEPNAQGERSGPFYNGSIFHRVIDGFMIQGGDPTGTGRGGPGYKFADEFHPELQFNKPYLLAMANAGANTNGSQFFVTVGPTTHLNFKHTIFGEVADQDSRTVVDKIAHTSTGAGDRPTTDVVIKTIKIERGEG from the coding sequence GTGGCTGACAGTAATGAGACGCTGGTCGGAAGCAAGCTCGTTGCCATCCTTGAGACTTCGATGGGTGACATCAAGATCAACCTGCTGCCCGATCACGCACCCAAGACCGTGGCGAACTTCGTCGGACTCGCCGAGGGAACCAAGGACTACTCCGAGCCGAACGCGCAGGGGGAGCGCTCCGGACCGTTCTACAACGGCTCGATCTTCCACCGGGTCATCGACGGCTTCATGATCCAGGGCGGCGACCCGACCGGCACCGGTCGTGGCGGCCCCGGCTACAAGTTCGCCGACGAGTTCCACCCGGAGCTCCAGTTCAACAAGCCCTACCTGTTGGCGATGGCCAACGCGGGTGCGAACACCAACGGCTCGCAGTTCTTCGTGACCGTGGGCCCGACCACGCACCTGAACTTCAAGCACACCATCTTCGGCGAGGTGGCGGACCAGGACTCCCGCACGGTCGTCGACAAGATCGCGCACACCTCGACCGGTGCAGGCGACCGGCCGACCACCGATGTCGTCATCAAGACGATCAAGATCGAGCGCGGGGAAGGCTGA
- a CDS encoding DUF2020 domain-containing protein codes for MKNSVLIAVLLASAAVVSGCSNQDAQTQPGSTETTTSTTIVTDDGAPPPPVEPVADGPCPYLDATVVEQVNGQRLGDIRIGDDEPHPSCFFGRPDGSDQLTVRVFVGEPQTAKALVDEQAPVDDSQLAEVEGGWSGGRTSGEDGSVFAVWKDETAVVVWTNQQQSYPAQAVVEEVITGLAL; via the coding sequence ATGAAGAACTCGGTTCTCATCGCCGTCCTGTTGGCGAGCGCTGCGGTCGTCTCGGGTTGTTCCAACCAGGATGCGCAGACCCAACCCGGCTCCACCGAAACGACGACATCGACGACGATCGTCACCGATGACGGCGCACCACCGCCGCCGGTGGAGCCCGTTGCCGACGGACCCTGTCCGTATCTGGACGCCACCGTCGTGGAGCAGGTCAACGGCCAGCGCCTCGGCGATATTCGAATCGGCGACGACGAGCCGCACCCGTCCTGCTTCTTCGGCAGACCGGATGGCAGTGACCAGTTAACCGTCCGGGTGTTCGTGGGGGAGCCGCAGACGGCCAAGGCGCTGGTCGACGAGCAGGCCCCGGTGGACGATTCGCAGCTGGCCGAGGTCGAGGGCGGCTGGAGCGGCGGACGCACCAGCGGCGAGGACGGCTCGGTGTTCGCGGTCTGGAAGGACGAGACGGCCGTGGTCGTGTGGACCAACCAGCAGCAGAGCTACCCGGCGCAGGCAGTCGTCGAGGAGGTCATCACCGGTCTCGCGCTGTAG
- a CDS encoding DUF1801 domain-containing protein: MADKGSKSADGFSAQERAAMKSRAAELKAEARRARDADKAATDKADVLAKIAEMPETDRLLAERVHATVTEAAPELAPKLYYGQPGYTQGGKVLCFFRSGQMDKERYSTFGFSTQADLDDPSSLWPTSYALSEPTKEALAAIGDLVKQAVRRTAN, translated from the coding sequence ATGGCCGACAAGGGATCGAAGTCCGCAGACGGGTTCTCCGCGCAGGAACGCGCGGCGATGAAGAGCAGGGCCGCCGAGCTCAAGGCCGAGGCGCGACGTGCCCGCGATGCGGACAAGGCGGCGACGGACAAAGCGGACGTCCTGGCGAAGATCGCGGAGATGCCCGAGACGGATCGGCTGCTGGCCGAACGCGTGCACGCCACCGTGACCGAGGCGGCCCCCGAATTGGCGCCGAAACTGTATTACGGGCAGCCGGGCTACACCCAGGGCGGCAAGGTGCTGTGCTTCTTTCGCAGCGGGCAGATGGACAAGGAACGCTATTCGACGTTCGGATTCAGCACACAGGCCGATCTGGACGATCCCAGCAGCCTCTGGCCGACCTCTTACGCGTTGAGTGAGCCGACGAAGGAAGCGTTGGCCGCGATCGGCGATCTCGTCAAGCAGGCGGTGCGCCGAACAGCGAATTGA
- a CDS encoding DUF3566 domain-containing protein yields the protein MGSPASAAKTDTASTSSATGAGSGSTTGTKPAAKSESRSDTPQVETPAAAPPWQRTTVAEQPSAAQSPDAVKPSGYSASGAPAGPSMGAGGGEATTMTQPVGSGQQAGGLGRTAVTFPAGSVRPPGSAPGQTPGSQTPPRPVGGSPSGASRRPGRGPRRASLQIKRIDPWSVLKLTLVLSLAMFVVWLIAVGVLYGVLDGMQVWDQLNGTYNDLAGESADAALISAGRVFGVAAIIGAVNIVLFTALATVGAFVYNVSADLAGGIEVTLSERD from the coding sequence CTGGGGTCCCCAGCATCGGCCGCGAAGACCGACACCGCCTCGACCAGCTCGGCGACGGGCGCGGGTTCGGGGTCGACGACGGGAACGAAGCCTGCGGCGAAGTCCGAGTCCAGATCGGACACCCCGCAGGTCGAGACCCCGGCCGCCGCTCCGCCGTGGCAGCGCACGACCGTGGCGGAGCAGCCGTCGGCCGCTCAGTCTCCTGACGCGGTGAAGCCATCCGGGTACTCTGCGAGTGGGGCACCCGCAGGCCCATCGATGGGCGCGGGGGGAGGCGAGGCGACGACCATGACCCAACCCGTAGGTAGTGGTCAGCAGGCTGGCGGCCTCGGCCGCACGGCCGTGACCTTCCCAGCAGGCAGCGTTCGTCCGCCCGGCTCGGCGCCGGGGCAGACTCCCGGTTCTCAGACGCCGCCTCGGCCGGTCGGTGGTTCACCGAGCGGGGCGAGTAGACGTCCCGGCCGCGGACCTCGGCGGGCGAGTCTGCAGATCAAGCGGATCGATCCGTGGTCTGTGCTCAAGCTCACACTTGTCTTGTCGCTGGCGATGTTCGTCGTCTGGCTGATCGCCGTCGGGGTCCTCTACGGGGTTCTGGACGGCATGCAGGTGTGGGATCAGCTCAACGGCACCTACAACGACCTGGCCGGTGAGAGCGCGGACGCCGCTCTGATCAGCGCCGGAAGGGTCTTCGGTGTCGCGGCGATCATCGGTGCGGTGAACATCGTGCTCTTCACTGCTCTGGCCACAGTGGGCGCCTTCGTCTACAACGTCTCGGCCGACCTGGCGGGCGGCATCGAGGTCACGCTCTCCGAGCGGGACTGA
- the gyrA gene encoding DNA gyrase subunit A, whose product MTETLPPEGDRIELVDIQQEMQRSYINYAMSVIVARALPDVRDGLKPVHRRVLYAMYDSGYRPDRGYVKCSRVVGDVMGNYHPHGDSSIYDTLVRLAQQWSMRHPLVDGQGNFGSPGNDPAAAMRYTESRLTPLAMQMLADIEEDTVDFSDNYDGRTQEPDVLPSRVPNLLVNGGSGIAVGMATNIPPHNLREVADGVVWALENWEASDEETLAALMQRIKGPDFPTKGLILGTSGIEDAYRTGRGSIRTRAVVEMEEDAKGRAVLIVTELPYQVNPDNLVEGIAALVRDGKLSGIADIADESNQRRGMRIVITLKRDAVAKVVLNNLYKHTQLQNSFGVNMLALVDGVPRTLRLDQIIRHYVRHQVEVIVRRTRFRLRKAEERAHLLRGLVKALDALDEVIALIRRSDTPDVARTGLIELLDIDEAQANAILEMQLRRLAALERQKIIKELADIEREIADLQDILDRPERQRKIICDELKIVVDKHGQDRLTRVIPYDGEVAVEDLIAVEDVVVTITRTGYAKRTRTDLYRAQKRGGKGVQGAALKQDDIVAHFFVCSTHDWILFFTNKGRVYRTRAFDLPEASRNARGQHVANLLAFQPDEHIAQVMQIKDYTAAPYLVLATKKGLVKKSRLSDFDSNRSGGLIGVNLRDDDELVGAVLCSDEDDLLLVSAEGQSIRFHATDEVLRPMGRATSGVLGMRFNEGDELLAMGVVREDRFVLVATDGGYAKRTPIDDYPVQGRGGKGVLTIQYDRRRGRLVGALIVDLADELYAITSTGGVIRTTAKEVRKAGRQTKGVRLMNLGDGTTLLAVARNAEEAADPDAAGDDTARQNLVAGSPDQTASAGKDQP is encoded by the coding sequence ATGACCGAGACCCTGCCGCCGGAGGGCGACCGTATCGAGCTGGTCGACATCCAGCAGGAGATGCAGCGCTCCTACATCAACTATGCGATGAGCGTCATCGTCGCCAGGGCGTTGCCCGACGTGCGCGACGGGCTCAAGCCGGTGCATCGTCGAGTGCTCTACGCCATGTACGACTCCGGATATCGTCCGGATCGGGGTTACGTCAAGTGCTCGCGCGTAGTGGGCGACGTGATGGGCAACTACCACCCGCACGGCGACTCGTCGATCTACGACACCCTGGTGCGACTCGCTCAGCAGTGGTCGATGCGGCATCCGTTGGTCGATGGTCAGGGCAACTTCGGTTCGCCCGGTAACGACCCGGCCGCCGCCATGCGGTACACGGAGAGCAGGCTCACCCCGTTGGCCATGCAGATGCTGGCCGACATCGAAGAAGACACCGTCGACTTCTCCGACAACTACGACGGTCGTACCCAGGAACCGGACGTTCTCCCGTCGCGAGTGCCGAACCTGCTGGTCAACGGCGGTAGCGGCATCGCGGTCGGCATGGCGACGAACATCCCGCCGCACAACCTGCGGGAGGTGGCCGACGGCGTCGTCTGGGCGCTGGAGAACTGGGAAGCCTCCGATGAGGAGACCCTGGCCGCGCTGATGCAGCGGATCAAGGGACCGGACTTCCCGACCAAGGGTCTGATCCTGGGCACCTCCGGCATCGAGGATGCCTACCGCACCGGCCGGGGCTCGATTCGAACCCGCGCCGTCGTGGAGATGGAGGAGGATGCCAAGGGTCGAGCGGTGCTGATCGTCACCGAGCTGCCCTACCAGGTGAACCCCGACAATCTCGTCGAGGGCATCGCCGCTCTGGTGCGCGATGGGAAGCTCAGCGGCATCGCCGACATCGCCGACGAGTCGAACCAGCGTCGCGGCATGCGGATCGTGATCACCCTCAAGCGGGACGCGGTCGCCAAGGTGGTGCTGAACAACCTCTACAAGCACACCCAGCTGCAGAACTCGTTCGGCGTCAACATGCTCGCCCTGGTCGACGGGGTGCCCCGCACGCTGCGGCTCGACCAGATCATCCGGCACTACGTGCGCCACCAGGTCGAGGTCATCGTCCGCCGGACGCGGTTCCGGTTGCGCAAGGCCGAGGAGCGGGCCCACCTGTTGCGCGGCCTGGTCAAGGCGCTCGACGCGCTCGACGAGGTCATCGCCCTCATCCGCCGGTCGGACACTCCCGACGTGGCGCGGACCGGTTTGATCGAACTGCTCGACATCGACGAGGCACAGGCCAACGCCATCCTCGAGATGCAGCTGCGCCGGTTGGCAGCCCTGGAGCGGCAGAAGATCATCAAGGAACTCGCCGACATCGAGCGCGAGATCGCCGATCTGCAGGACATCCTCGATCGTCCGGAGCGGCAACGGAAGATCATCTGCGACGAACTGAAGATCGTGGTCGACAAGCACGGCCAGGACCGGCTGACCAGGGTCATCCCCTACGACGGCGAGGTCGCCGTCGAGGATCTGATCGCGGTCGAGGACGTGGTCGTCACGATCACCAGGACCGGATACGCCAAGCGCACCCGCACCGATCTCTATCGGGCGCAGAAGCGCGGCGGCAAGGGCGTGCAGGGCGCGGCGCTCAAGCAGGACGACATCGTGGCGCACTTCTTCGTGTGCTCGACCCACGACTGGATCCTGTTCTTCACCAACAAGGGACGGGTCTACCGCACCAGGGCGTTCGACCTGCCGGAGGCCAGCCGCAACGCCAGGGGACAGCACGTCGCCAACCTCCTGGCCTTCCAGCCTGACGAGCACATCGCCCAGGTGATGCAGATCAAGGACTACACCGCGGCGCCGTACCTGGTGCTGGCCACGAAGAAGGGCCTGGTCAAGAAGTCTCGGTTGTCCGACTTCGACTCGAACCGCTCCGGCGGTCTGATCGGCGTCAATCTGCGTGACGACGACGAGCTGGTCGGCGCGGTGCTCTGCTCCGATGAGGACGACCTGTTGTTGGTCTCGGCCGAGGGACAGTCGATCCGGTTCCACGCCACAGACGAGGTTTTGCGGCCGATGGGCCGGGCAACCTCAGGCGTGCTCGGGATGAGGTTCAACGAGGGGGACGAACTCTTGGCGATGGGTGTGGTGCGCGAAGACCGCTTCGTCCTGGTGGCGACGGACGGCGGTTATGCCAAGCGCACTCCCATCGACGACTACCCCGTCCAGGGTCGGGGCGGAAAGGGTGTGCTGACGATCCAGTACGACCGTAGGCGTGGCAGGCTGGTCGGCGCGCTCATCGTCGACCTCGCCGATGAGCTGTACGCCATCACCTCCACCGGCGGCGTGATCCGCACGACCGCCAAGGAGGTCAGGAAGGCAGGCAGGCAGACCAAGGGAGTCCGGCTGATGAACCTCGGCGACGGCACCACCCTGCTCGCGGTTGCGCGGAATGCGGAAGAGGCCGCCGATCCCGATGCCGCCGGAGACGACACGGCGCGGCAGAACCTGGTGGCCGGATCCCCTGACCAGACTGCGTCGGCCGGGAAGGACCAGCCATGA
- the gyrB gene encoding DNA topoisomerase (ATP-hydrolyzing) subunit B, with translation MAAKKNEYSASSITVLKGLEAVRKRPGMYIGSTGERGLHHLVQEVVDNAVDEAMAGYATRVEVTLRADGGVRVVDDGRGIPVEMHPMEGKPTVEVVLTQLHAGGKFDGDSYAVSGGLHGVGVSVVNALSTKLEVEIHTGGRMWTQRYVQAEPGELMDVGPTDRTGTSVTFWADPEIFETTTYNVETVSRRLQEMAFLNKGLTIRLRDERVAEGEEQVDAEGQQAKPKERVFHYPGGLEDFVRHINATREAVHRKVISFEAKGTGVEVEVAMQWNTGYTPSVYTFANTINTHEGGTHEEGFRAALTRVVNEYARDKKLLKEKDSNLTGDDVREGLAGIVSIKLAEPQFEGQTKTKLGNSEAKSFVQRTCNEQLADWFERHPNEAKAIVSKAVSSAQARMAARKARELVRRKGALDIGGLPGKLKDCQSRKPEECELYIVEGDSAGGSAKEGRESRFQAILPIRGKIINVEKSRLDRVLKNNEVQSLITALGTGIHDEFDISKLRYHKLVIMADADVDGQHIRTLLLTFVFRFMRPLIEGGHVYIAQPPLYKIKWPRGEAQFAYSDRERDGLIEQGAAAGRRLPKDDGIQRYKGLGEMNADELWETTMDPAHRLLLQVTLDDAATADELFSVLMGEDVEARRAFITRNAKDVRFLDV, from the coding sequence GTGGCAGCGAAGAAGAACGAGTACAGCGCATCATCAATCACCGTCCTCAAGGGCCTGGAAGCGGTCCGAAAGCGCCCGGGCATGTACATCGGCTCGACGGGGGAGCGCGGACTGCACCACCTCGTTCAAGAGGTGGTCGACAACGCGGTCGACGAGGCGATGGCCGGCTACGCGACCAGGGTCGAGGTCACGCTGCGCGCCGACGGCGGGGTACGGGTGGTCGACGATGGTCGAGGCATCCCCGTCGAGATGCACCCCATGGAGGGCAAGCCGACCGTCGAGGTCGTGCTGACCCAGCTGCACGCGGGCGGCAAGTTCGACGGCGATTCCTACGCGGTCTCCGGTGGTCTGCACGGTGTCGGCGTCTCGGTCGTCAACGCGTTGTCGACGAAACTCGAGGTCGAGATCCACACCGGCGGCCGGATGTGGACGCAGCGCTACGTGCAGGCCGAGCCCGGCGAGCTCATGGATGTCGGCCCCACCGACCGGACCGGCACCTCGGTGACCTTCTGGGCGGACCCGGAGATCTTCGAGACCACCACGTACAACGTGGAGACGGTGTCGCGCAGGCTCCAGGAGATGGCGTTCCTGAACAAGGGGCTGACCATCCGGTTGCGCGACGAGCGGGTCGCCGAGGGCGAGGAGCAGGTCGACGCCGAGGGCCAGCAGGCCAAGCCGAAGGAGCGGGTCTTCCACTACCCGGGTGGTCTGGAGGACTTCGTTCGCCACATCAACGCCACTCGCGAGGCGGTGCACCGCAAGGTCATCTCCTTCGAGGCCAAGGGCACCGGCGTCGAGGTCGAGGTGGCGATGCAGTGGAACACCGGCTACACGCCGTCGGTCTACACCTTTGCCAACACCATCAACACCCATGAGGGCGGTACCCACGAGGAGGGCTTCCGCGCCGCGCTGACCAGGGTCGTCAACGAATACGCGCGCGACAAGAAGCTGCTCAAGGAGAAGGACAGCAACCTCACCGGCGACGACGTCCGGGAAGGGTTGGCGGGCATCGTCTCCATCAAGCTCGCCGAACCGCAGTTCGAGGGACAGACCAAGACCAAGCTGGGCAACAGCGAGGCCAAGTCGTTCGTCCAACGGACCTGCAACGAGCAGCTCGCCGACTGGTTCGAGCGCCACCCCAACGAGGCCAAGGCGATCGTGAGCAAGGCGGTCTCCTCGGCGCAGGCCAGGATGGCGGCCCGCAAGGCCCGCGAACTCGTCCGCCGCAAGGGCGCGCTGGACATCGGCGGGCTGCCGGGCAAGCTCAAGGACTGCCAGTCGCGCAAGCCGGAGGAGTGCGAGCTCTACATCGTGGAGGGCGACTCCGCGGGTGGCTCGGCCAAGGAGGGTCGCGAGTCGCGATTCCAGGCGATCCTGCCGATCCGTGGCAAGATCATCAACGTCGAGAAGTCGCGGCTCGACCGGGTGTTGAAGAACAACGAGGTGCAGAGCCTGATCACCGCGTTGGGCACCGGCATCCACGATGAGTTCGACATCAGCAAGCTTCGGTACCACAAGCTCGTGATCATGGCCGACGCCGACGTCGACGGGCAGCACATCCGGACGCTGCTGTTGACCTTCGTCTTCCGATTCATGCGTCCGCTCATCGAGGGCGGGCACGTCTACATCGCGCAGCCCCCGCTTTACAAGATCAAGTGGCCGCGCGGCGAAGCCCAGTTCGCCTACTCCGACCGGGAGCGGGACGGGCTCATCGAGCAGGGCGCCGCCGCAGGCCGCAGGCTTCCCAAGGACGACGGCATCCAGCGTTACAAGGGACTCGGCGAGATGAACGCCGATGAACTGTGGGAGACGACGATGGACCCGGCCCATCGGCTTCTGCTCCAGGTCACCCTCGACGATGCAGCCACCGCCGATGAGCTGTTCAGCGTGCTCATGGGCGAGGACGTGGAAGCGCGTCGCGCGTTCATCACCCGCAACGCCAAGGATGTCCGCTTCCTCGACGTCTGA
- a CDS encoding DciA family protein translates to MPEVTVSDFAGAKPSAARDTPVDAEFAANTFPAKTSPTDAAPPTGVDLARASLAAARAAAKAKGRSPRQQTGKRSSRAGRRRTWSGPRPDDRDPQPLGRLASRLATERGWSDGLAGGTVFSRWARVVGADVAEHSKPIALHDGELTVQADSTAWATQLRLLQPQLLTRIGSAAGPGVVRRLKVQGPAAPSWRYGPKHVPGRGPRDTYG, encoded by the coding sequence GTGCCCGAGGTCACAGTGTCGGATTTCGCAGGTGCGAAGCCGTCGGCGGCGCGTGATACCCCGGTCGACGCCGAATTCGCGGCGAACACCTTCCCGGCGAAGACGTCGCCGACCGATGCGGCACCGCCGACGGGAGTGGATCTCGCCCGGGCCAGTCTCGCTGCGGCGCGCGCGGCCGCGAAGGCCAAGGGGCGGTCTCCCCGGCAGCAGACCGGCAAGCGCAGCTCGCGGGCGGGTCGACGTCGTACCTGGTCCGGGCCTCGTCCCGACGATCGCGACCCGCAGCCGTTGGGCAGGCTCGCGTCCCGCCTGGCGACGGAACGTGGCTGGTCGGACGGCCTGGCGGGTGGCACGGTCTTCAGTCGTTGGGCCCGGGTGGTCGGCGCGGACGTGGCCGAGCACAGCAAACCGATCGCGCTGCACGATGGCGAACTCACGGTGCAGGCCGATTCGACGGCCTGGGCGACCCAGCTTCGCCTGCTGCAACCGCAGCTGTTGACCCGGATCGGCTCCGCCGCAGGTCCCGGTGTGGTGCGCCGACTGAAGGTGCAGGGTCCGGCGGCGCCGAGTTGGCGGTACGGGCCGAAGCATGTTCCGGGGCGAGGTCCGAGGGACACCTACGGCTGA
- the recF gene encoding DNA replication/repair protein RecF (All proteins in this family for which functions are known are DNA-binding proteins that assist the filamentation of RecA onto DNA for the initiation of recombination or recombinational repair.), with product MHLRHLQVTDFRSWPQLDLSLERGPTVLLGANGQGKTNLIEAVGYLSSLGSHRVAADAPLVRQGTNRAVVRGAVVNEGRELLVEVEITPGRANRARVNRAPVPRPRSVLGILRTVLFAPEDLTLVRGDPSDRRRLLDELLTARAPRFAGIRADYEKVLRQRSALLKSAGALRGRGRSRSGRSEPEPLGDAIATLDVWDSRLAHFGAALLAGRFELVADLGPLVAESYAMVAPESAEASLRYRCSVEGLDPAGLSVAELEAALLAELGRVRSKELERGVCLVGPHRDELDLALGALPAKGYASHGESWSFALALRLGAYELLRADGGEPVLLLDDVFAELDERRRGRLAAVASDAEQVLITAAVAADVPPELAGVRYRVRDGEVRRDD from the coding sequence ATGCATCTACGCCATCTCCAGGTCACCGATTTCCGATCCTGGCCCCAGCTTGATCTGAGCCTGGAGCGGGGCCCGACCGTGTTGCTCGGTGCCAACGGTCAGGGCAAGACCAATCTCATCGAGGCCGTCGGCTACCTGTCCAGTCTCGGTTCGCATCGGGTCGCGGCCGATGCGCCGCTGGTCCGGCAGGGCACGAACCGCGCCGTGGTGCGTGGTGCGGTGGTCAACGAGGGCCGGGAACTGCTGGTCGAGGTCGAGATCACTCCGGGGCGGGCGAATCGGGCGCGGGTGAATCGGGCGCCGGTACCCAGGCCACGGTCGGTGTTGGGAATCCTGCGCACGGTGTTGTTCGCGCCGGAGGACCTCACGCTGGTCCGGGGCGATCCGTCCGATCGACGGCGGTTGCTCGACGAGCTGTTGACGGCGCGGGCACCTAGGTTCGCCGGGATCCGGGCCGATTACGAGAAGGTGCTGCGGCAACGCAGTGCGCTGTTGAAATCCGCGGGTGCACTGCGTGGCCGTGGCCGGTCGCGTTCCGGTCGGTCCGAGCCGGAGCCACTCGGCGACGCGATCGCGACGTTGGATGTCTGGGACTCCCGACTGGCGCATTTCGGTGCGGCGTTGTTGGCTGGTCGCTTCGAACTGGTGGCGGATCTGGGGCCGTTGGTCGCCGAGTCCTACGCCATGGTGGCGCCCGAGTCAGCGGAGGCATCGTTGCGTTATCGCTGCTCGGTGGAGGGATTGGACCCGGCGGGCCTCTCGGTGGCGGAGCTGGAGGCGGCGCTGCTGGCCGAGCTCGGCCGGGTCAGGTCCAAGGAACTCGAGCGCGGTGTCTGTCTGGTCGGCCCGCATCGGGACGAACTGGACTTGGCGCTCGGAGCGCTGCCTGCGAAGGGCTATGCCAGCCACGGCGAGTCGTGGTCTTTCGCGTTGGCGCTGCGGCTGGGTGCCTACGAACTCCTGCGCGCCGATGGCGGGGAGCCGGTGCTGCTCCTGGACGACGTGTTCGCCGAGCTGGACGAACGACGGCGCGGCAGGCTGGCCGCGGTCGCGTCCGACGCGGAGCAGGTGTTGATCACCGCCGCCGTGGCCGCCGATGTGCCGCCGGAGTTGGCGGGCGTTCGATACCGGGTGCGAGACGGGGAGGTGCGACGTGACGACTGA
- the gnd gene encoding phosphogluconate dehydrogenase (NAD(+)-dependent, decarboxylating), giving the protein MRIGLVGLGKMGFNMRERLRRAGHEVVGYDRNPRASDVASLADMVAELTGPRVVWLMVPAGEPTKQAVAELAELLSAGDLIIEGGNSRYTDDREHASTLAEHGIDYLDCGVSGGVWGLEVGYGLMVGGDAAVVERVMPIFDALRPEGPREEGFAHAGGVGAGHYAKMVHNGIEYGLMQAYAEGFELLDAAPEVTDVPAVLKAWSRGTVVRSWLLDLLIKALESDPELDDLRGYVEDSGEGRWTVEEALNHAVPAPVISAALFARFASRQPDSPAMRAVAALRNQFGGHAVQNAGPTSGAGRVTDNA; this is encoded by the coding sequence GTGAGAATCGGTCTGGTCGGTCTCGGCAAGATGGGCTTCAACATGCGCGAGCGGCTACGTCGCGCGGGACACGAGGTGGTCGGCTACGACCGGAATCCTCGGGCCAGCGACGTGGCCAGCCTTGCCGACATGGTTGCCGAGCTGACCGGTCCCCGAGTCGTGTGGCTGATGGTGCCCGCCGGAGAACCGACCAAGCAGGCGGTGGCCGAACTCGCCGAGCTGTTGTCGGCGGGCGACCTGATCATCGAGGGCGGCAACTCCCGCTACACCGATGACCGCGAGCACGCGAGCACCCTCGCCGAGCACGGCATCGACTACCTGGACTGCGGGGTCTCCGGCGGAGTGTGGGGGCTGGAGGTCGGTTACGGCCTGATGGTCGGCGGCGATGCGGCCGTCGTCGAGCGGGTCATGCCCATCTTCGATGCCCTGCGTCCGGAGGGCCCTCGCGAGGAGGGATTCGCCCACGCGGGCGGCGTCGGGGCCGGTCATTACGCGAAGATGGTGCACAACGGCATCGAATACGGCCTGATGCAGGCCTATGCGGAGGGCTTCGAGCTGTTGGATGCCGCTCCCGAGGTGACCGATGTGCCCGCCGTGCTCAAGGCATGGAGCCGGGGAACCGTCGTCCGGTCCTGGTTGCTGGACCTGCTGATCAAGGCATTGGAATCCGATCCGGAACTCGATGACCTCCGAGGCTATGTGGAGGACTCGGGCGAAGGCCGGTGGACCGTCGAGGAAGCACTCAACCACGCGGTTCCCGCACCGGTGATCTCCGCCGCGCTGTTCGCGCGATTCGCCTCGCGCCAGCCCGATTCCCCCGCGATGCGGGCGGTGGCGGCGCTGCGCAACCAGTTCGGCGGCCACGCCGTGCAGAACGCGGGCCCGACGTCCGGCGCCGGTCGGGTAACCGACAACGCGTAA